A region of the Borrelia hispanica CRI genome:
TAAACCATTCGCTGATATTACCGAAAAAACTTGTGAGACCTTTGATCATTGGATCAAGTATGTGAGTTTTGAAAGTAAAGTCTTGAAACCATGTAGCTAGCTGTGATAATTTCGCGAAGAGGGGTTTTACTAGTTCAGATGTAGTTTTTGCAAAAGAATCTTCGGCTTCAATAAGATCATCTTTAAGTTTTTCTTCGGTACTTGCGTATTTAGGAAATTCAAGTGTATTCCAATCATCAATAATTTTTTTTAGTGTGTCTGTTCTAAAAGACAAAGCTTGACTTGAAGATAGTATGTCATATTCCATTTCGTTACGTTCATTGTACTTATGTGTCAATTTGCTAAATGAACCCATAATATTATATAAAGACCCGCCTTTTCCTTGTAAGAATTCTGATACTATAGCAATAGCTGAAGCATTATCATTAACAACCCCTGTGGATTTAAGCCTAGCAGAGAATGCTACTGCTTTATTGAGGTTCTCCTCATTGTTTTGTCCTAAACTTACCAAATCTTTTCTCAAAATTCCAGCATAATTAAGGAACTCTTCTCTATCGATTTCCCTATTAAATCCCGGTATTGTTTGAAGAATATTATTAAGTTGAGCCTTTTCTTGAGTTTTGAATATTCTTGAAGTAATTACATTC
Encoded here:
- a CDS encoding DUF759 family protein encodes the protein MNNTGFTIKFKGVLDHASTKKSLEKDISILEKVLKPKRTRLDSTEKILKHNLKEKKAELAKISKYEKLKLAEQKKQEKLKMEEQKRQKNIEKFKLQETKRLISQGMKFKKAKKIAIQRSTMSEKQLMDLEYKSLKKQSGFLNRTKRTAKEIGKIAVGTALGQVFGTTFQGGIGDAFNYAKRAIINNANVKKMNVITSRIFKTQEKAQLNNILQTIPGFNREIDREEFLNYAGILRKDLVSLGQNNEENLNKAVAFSARLKSTGVVNDNASAIAIVSEFLQGKGGSLYNIMGSFSKLTHKYNERNEMEYDILSSSQALSFRTDTLKKIIDDWNTLEFPKYASTEEKLKDDLIEAEDSFAKTTSELVKPLFAKLSQLATWFQDFTFKTHILDPMIKGLTSFFGNISEWF